CCGGTGACGCGCAAGGAATAGAGCTGTTGCCCCGTGCCGGGCTCGATCAGGCCATGGAGTTTTTCAAAATGCAGTCCGGGATGTTTCCAAAGGTCCGTCAGTTCCAAAGATTGAAGCAGGACAAGCATTTTTGCCGCCGCCTTGCGCACCGGCAAGTCGGCGGCCATGACCGCCTCGTCGAACGCGGGACGAATTTCAATCCTCATCGGCCCATCTCTTGGCCGTGCTGCTCGCTTCGTCGGCGCTTTCAACGATTTCCGAAGGGCGGGGATCTTCCAGGGACCGGGTAATGGCCTGCTTGCTCTCGGCTGTCCAGGCCCAAAGCTGGTGGCGGGGGATGGTTTCCACGGGA
This DNA window, taken from Spartobacteria bacterium, encodes the following:
- a CDS encoding AbrB/MazE/SpoVT family DNA-binding domain-containing protein — protein: MLTQTDSRRRITLPPSTGIKPGEVVEIEVLEDGRILLIPVETIPRHQLWAWTAESKQAITRSLEDPRPSEIVESADEASSTAKRWADED